A window of Bos taurus isolate L1 Dominette 01449 registration number 42190680 breed Hereford chromosome 8, ARS-UCD2.0, whole genome shotgun sequence contains these coding sequences:
- the LOC513329 gene encoding major allergen Equ c 1 isoform X2 — MKLLLLCLGLTLVCAQEGNSDVVRSNFDIPEIAGEWYSILLASDNREKIEENGSMRVFVEYIDVLENSSLLFKFHTKVNGVCTELSLVSDSTGEDGVFTISSREPDTSPELKSEFVEICQKYGVVKENVIDLTKVDRCLQERGNGVA; from the exons atgaagctgctgctgctgtgtctggGGCTGACCCTAGTCTGTGCCCAGGAGGGAAACTCTGATGTTGTGAGAAGCAACTTTGATATTCCAGAG atTGCAGGGGAGTGGTATTCCATTCTCTTGGCCTCAGACAACAGGGAAAAGATAGAAGAAAATGGTAGCATGAGAGTTTTTGTGGAATACATCGATGTCTTGGAAAATTCTTCATTGTTATTTAAATTTCATACAAA GGTAAATGGAGTGTGTACTGAGCTTTCTTTGGTTTCTGACAGCACAGGAGAGGATGGCGTATTTACCATTAGCT CCCGAGAACCAGATACAAGTCCAGAACTCAAGAGCGAGTTTGTGGAAATTTGCCAAAAGTATGGAGTTGTTAAGGAAAACGTTATTGACCTGACCAAAGTGG ATCGCTGCTTGCAGGAGC
- the LOC513329 gene encoding major allergen Equ c 1 isoform X1 gives MKLLLLCLGLTLVCAQEGNSDVVRSNFDIPEIAGEWYSILLASDNREKIEENGSMRVFVEYIDVLENSSLLFKFHTKVNGVCTELSLVSDSTGEDGVFTISYDGENKFRILQVNYSQHIIFYLENFSNSFKLLELYAREPDTSPELKSEFVEICQKYGVVKENVIDLTKVDRCLQERGNGVA, from the exons atgaagctgctgctgctgtgtctggGGCTGACCCTAGTCTGTGCCCAGGAGGGAAACTCTGATGTTGTGAGAAGCAACTTTGATATTCCAGAG atTGCAGGGGAGTGGTATTCCATTCTCTTGGCCTCAGACAACAGGGAAAAGATAGAAGAAAATGGTAGCATGAGAGTTTTTGTGGAATACATCGATGTCTTGGAAAATTCTTCATTGTTATTTAAATTTCATACAAA GGTAAATGGAGTGTGTACTGAGCTTTCTTTGGTTTCTGACAGCACAGGAGAGGATGGCGTATTTACCATTAGCT aTGATGGAGAGAATAAATTTCGCATACTTCAAGTGAACTATAGTcaacatattattttttatctcGAGAATTTCAGCAACTCGTTCAAACTGCTAGAGCTCTACG CCCGAGAACCAGATACAAGTCCAGAACTCAAGAGCGAGTTTGTGGAAATTTGCCAAAAGTATGGAGTTGTTAAGGAAAACGTTATTGACCTGACCAAAGTGG ATCGCTGCTTGCAGGAGC